Proteins encoded by one window of Amaranthus tricolor cultivar Red isolate AtriRed21 chromosome 4, ASM2621246v1, whole genome shotgun sequence:
- the LOC130811288 gene encoding butanoate--CoA ligase AAE1-like produces MVLPINVKVHIVVQLPASFMEGLVRCSVNYVPLTPISFLERSAVVYGDHPSIIYGDVKYTWRQTLERCTMLASALSQLGISCGDVVAALIPNIPAMYELHFAIPMGGAILCTLNIRHDSTMLSVLLQHSNAKLIFVDEQFLQTVQNAINKLPNSTKHPQIILVLDKNNNQPFTTTTSYPKPLTEYETFLKRGKLVYVTYKPKDETEPISLNYTSGTTSRPKGVVYSHRGAYLNSLAAVLLNEMGPMPVYLWTVPMFHCNGWCLTWGVAAQGGTNICLRYVTGKGIFRNIVLHKVTHMGGAPTILSMIVNCSDDEKKDLPGKVVVMTGAAPPPPQVLFKMESLGFFMAHAYGLTETYGPGTYCAWKPEWDGLPPKERAKFKSQQGVNHIGMEEVDVKDPVTMKSVPSDGTTIGEVMFRGNTVMSGYLNDLNATNESFKGGWFHTGDLGVKNSDGYIQLKDRSKDIIISGGENISTIEIESVLFSHPDVLDAAVVGRPDDHWGETPCAFVKLKDGNDGVTVADIIAFCRDQLPHYMAPRTVMFGDLPKTSTGKTQKFVLREKARAMGSLSPANKKTSKL; encoded by the exons ATGGTGCTACCAATAAAT GTGAAAGTTCACATTGTTGTACAACTTCCTGCATCATTCATGGAGGGGCTGGTCCGTTGCTCGGTGAACTACGTACCTCTTACACCTATAAGCTTCTTAGAGAGATCTGCAGTGGTTTATGGAGATCATCCTTCAATCATCTATGGAGATGTTAAGTATACTTGGAGACAAACTCTTGAAAGGTGCACTATGCTTGCTTCTGCTCTTTCCCAACTTGGCATCTCTTGTGGAGATGTT GTTGCAGCATTGATACCCAACATTCCTGCAATGTATGAATTACACTTTGCAATTCCAATGGGTGGTGCAATTTTATGCACCCTTAACATACGCCATGACTCAACAATGTTATCAGTACTTTTACAACATTCAAATGCAAAGctcatttttgttgatgaacaaTTCCTTCAAACAGTTCAGAATGCCATAAACAAACTACCCAACTCAACCAAACATCCCCAAATCATTCTAGTCCTagacaaaaataacaatcaGCCCTTCACTACAACTACGTCCTACCCGAAACCTCTTACTGAATACGAAACATTTCTAAAAAGGGGAAAACTCGTATATGTGACGTATAAGCCAAAAGATGAGACCGAACCCATTTCACTAAACTACACATCAGGAACAACCTCGAGGCCAAAAGGTGTCGTATATAGCCATCGAGGTGCATACCTAAACTCGCTAGCTGCTGTGCTTCTAAACGAAATGGGTCCCATGCCGGTTTATTTATGGACTGTGCCTATGTTTCATTGTAATGGGTGGTGCCTTACTTGGGGTGTTGCTGCTCAAGGTGGTACAAATATATGTCTAAGGTATGTGACAGGAAAAGGAATATTTAGGAATATTGTGCTACATAAAGTGACTCATATGGGTGGTGCACCAACTATTTTAAGTATGATTGTTAATTGTTCTGATGATGAAAAGAAGGATCTTCCTGGTAAAGTTGTGGTTATGACTGGTGCTGCCCCACCTCCTCCTCAAGTGTTGTTCAAAATGGAAAGTCTTGGCTTTTTTATGGCTCATGCTTATGGTTTAACCGAAACCTATGGTCCAG GTACATATTGTGCTTGGAAGCCAGAGTGGGATGGCTTACCACCAAAAGAAAGGGCAAAGTTCAAGTCTCAACAAGGAGTGAACCACATTGGTATGGAGGAAGTGGACGTAAAAGACCCTGTCACCATGAAAAGTGTACCTTCCGATGGAACAACAATAGGTGAGGTTATGTTTAGAGGAAACACGGTCATGAGTGGCTACCTTAACGATTTGAATGCAACCAATGAATCTTTTAAAGGGGGATGGTTTCATACCGGAGATTTAGGAGTGAAAAATTCTGATGGTTATATACAATTGAAAGATCGTTCTAAAGATATAATCATTTCCGGAGGAGAAAATATAAGTACTATTGAAATAGAATCTGTATTGTTTAGTCATCCAGATGTCTTAGATGCGGCTGTTGTCGGACGTCCTGATGATCATTGGGGTGAGACTCCTTGTGCATTTGTGAAGCTAAAGGATGGGAATGATGGTGTTACTGTGGCTG
- the LOC130811289 gene encoding butanoate--CoA ligase AAE1-like codes for MEGLIRCPANYVPLTPISFLERSALVYGDRFSVIYGNVKYTWKQTLIRCTKLASALTQLGISYGNVVAALIPNVPAMYELHFAVPMAGAVLCAFNTRHDSAMLSVLLKHSKAKVIFVDYQFFDVIQGAMNNLCKSSSSLPRIILVLDEQLMPGGSHMPSSVTFEYEKILANGAPEFEICRPKDEWDPIALNYTSGTTSNPKGVIYSHRGAYLNSLATVLVNEMVTGPVYLWTLPMFHCNGWCFPWGVAAQGGTNICLRNVIAKDIFRNIVEHKVTHMCGAPTVLNMIINSSDDDKRPLPNKVIAVTGGAPPPPHVLFKMEELGFSVIHGYGLTETYGPSTVCVWKPEWDNFPPSERAKLKARQGVLHVGLEEVDIKDPITMKSVPADGKTMGEVMLRGNTVMNGYLRDEKATHAAFEGGWFHSGDLGVKHPDGYIELKDRSKDIIISGGENISTIEVESVIFNHPAVLEAAVVGRPDDHWGETPCAFVKLKNGHENVTASDIIKFCRDNLPHYMAPRTVVFEDLPKTSTGKTQKFILREKAKAMGSLPHKKTSKL; via the exons ATGGAGGGCTTAATTCGTTGCCCAGCGAACTATGTTCCTTTAACTCCAATCAGCTTCTTGGAACGATCAGCACTTGTTTATGGAGATCGATTTTCTGTAATTTATGGAAATGTCAAATATACTTGGAAGCAGACTTTGATTAGGTGCACTAAACTTGCTTCTGCTTTAACCCAATTGGGTATCTCTTACGGGAATGTT GTTGCCGCTTTGATCCCCAACGTTCCAGCCATGTATGAGTTGCACTTTGCAGTTCCGATGGCTGGGGCAGTCCTTTGTGCTTTTAACACTCGTCATGACTCTGCAATGTTGTCTGTCTTGCTAAAACACTCAAAGGCGAAAGTAATCTTTGTAGATTATCAGTTTTTTGATGTCATACAAGGAGCAATGAACAATTTGTGCAAGTCGAGCTCTAGTCTTCCTCGTATCATCTTAGTTCTCGATGAACAATTGATGCCCGGTGGAAGTCACATGCCTTCTTCTGTGACCTTTGAATATGAAAAAATTTTAGCAAACGGAGCACCTGAATTTGAAATCTGCAGGCCAAAAGACGAATGGGATCCAATTGCTTTGAACTATACTTCCGGGACAACATCGAACCCTAAAGGTGTAATTTATAGCCACAGAGGTGCATATTTGAACTCTTTAGCAACAGTTTTAGTGAATGAAATGGTTACAGGACCTGTTTATCTGTGGACTCTCCCTATGTTTCATTGCAATGGCTGGTGCTTTCCGTGGGGTGTTGCAGCTCAAGGCGGGACAAACATCTGCCTGCGCAATGTTATCGCAAAAGATATCTTCCGTAATATTGTGGAGCATAAAGTTACACACATGTGTGGTGCACCAACAGTTTTGAACATGATAATAAACTCTTCGGATGATGATAAGCGGCCCCTTCCGAACAAGGTGATAGCAGTGACCGGTGGTGCCCCGCCACCGCCCCACGTATTGTTCAAAATGGAAGAACTTGGGTTTTCCGTAATACATGGATATGGGCTCACAGAAACTTATGGGCCTTCTACAGTTTGTGTTTGGAAACCTGAATGGGATAATTTTCCTCCAAGTGAAAGAGCAAAACTTAAGGCTAGGCAAGGAGTACTACATGTTGGGCTTGAGGAAGTTGATATAAAAGATCCAATTACTATGAAAAGTGTACCGGCTGATGGTAAGACGATGGGCGAGGTTATGCTTAGAGGAAATACAGTCATGAACGGTTACTTACGAGATGAAAAGGCCACTCATGCAGCTTTCGAAGGTGGATGGTTTCATAGTGGCGACTTAGGGGTTAAACACCCTGATGGTTATATCGAGCTAAAAGATCGTTCTAAAGATATTATAATCTCAGGGGGAGAAAATATAAGCACGATTGAGGTAGAATCAGTAATATTCAATCATCCAGCTGTTTTAGAAGCAGCTGTTGTCGGACGCCCTGATGATCACTGGGGCGAGACCCCTTGTGCATTCGTAAAGCTGAAAAATGGGCATGAAAATGTGACAGCTTCCGATATAATCAAGTTCTGTAGAGATAATTTGCCTCATTACATGGCTCCGCGTACAGTTGTGTTTGAGGATTTACCGAAGACTTCTACCGGAAAGACGCAGAAATTCATTCTGAGGGAGAAAGCCAAGGCCATGGGAAGCCTTCCTCATAAGAAAACCAGCAAACTATAA
- the LOC130811286 gene encoding 1,4-alpha-glucan-branching enzyme 1, chloroplastic/amyloplastic-like isoform X1 yields MSISASHTVAIPLGSLLLSAKRGSANDGSFLTQPLALSSRSKTLQRRISSHSNFHALVCRGMKHCSSISAVLTESSKTMGVTEVDTENLGIFDVDPSLEPYKDHFRYRMKRYVDQTQLIEKYEGGLEEFAQGYLKFGFNREEGGIVYREWAPAAQEAQLIGDFNGWDGTMHSMEKNQFGVWSIRIPDSDGKPAIPHNSRVKFRFKHGNGVWVDRIPAWIKYAIADPTRFAAPYDGVYWEPPPEESYQFKYPRPPKPKAPRIYEAHVGMSSSEPCVNSYREFADEVLPRIKANNYNTVQLMAVMEHSYYASFGYHVTNFFAVSSRSGNPEDLKYLIDKAHSLGLRVLMDVVHSHASNNVTDGLNGFDVGQGAQESYFHTGDRGYHKLWDSRLFNYANWEVLRFLLSNVRWWLEEYRFDGFRFDGVTSMLYHHHGINMGFSGNYNEYFSEATDVDAVVYLMLANRLIHKIFPDVTVVAEDVSGMPGLCRPVSEGGVGFDYRLAMAIPDKWIDYLKNKKDEEWSMNEVMLSLTNRRYTEKCIAYAESHDQAIVGDKTVAFLLMDQEMYTGMSCLTEASPVVERGIALHKMIHLITMALGGEGYLNFMGNEFGHPEWIDFPREGNGWSYKMCRRQWNLPDTDHLRYKFLNLFNGAMNLLDEKFSFLTSSKQIVSSANEVDKVIVFERGDLVFVFNFHPVNAYEGYKIGCDLPGRYRVAIDSDALMFGGKGRVGHDVDHFTNPEGIPGVSETNFNNRPNSFKVLSPPRTCVAYYRVEDYPELSVSTSTTVADILEEAGGAEDDMTEPEEHVLVKESVSSSSAAEVLEDEQADEAEEDTPEPEELTLKEESVSSSTVAEVLKEESTLGEEIVSLSTVEVREQKEAVEAEDNSLKPEVPGPSEKSSEPSIEKAVDDSTINRISARDFDISKPLLSLMHFPLVRGFLFSV; encoded by the exons ATGAGCATTTCAGCAAGTCATACCGTTGCAATTCCACTTGGGTCATTGTTACTTTCAGCCAAAAGG GGCTCTGCAAACGATGGTTCATTTTTGACTCAGCCATTGGCACTGAGCTCGAGGTCGAAAACTCTGCAGAGGCGCATTTCTTCGCATTCTAACTTCCACGCCCTTGTATGTCGGGGG ATGAAGCACTGTTCTTCGATATCAGCTGTTTTGACTGAAAGCAGTAAAACAATGGGAGTTACTGAAGTTGACACCGAGAATTTGGGAATCTTTGATGTGGATCCAAGCTTGGAACCATACAAAGATCATTTTAGATACAGAATGAAGAGATATGTGGATCAAACTCAGCTCATTGAGAAATACGAAGGTGGTCTTGAGGAATTTGCTCAAG GATATTTAAAATTTGGTTTTAACCGAGAAGAAGGGGGCATTGTGTATCGGGAATGGGCTCCTGCTGCTCA AGAGGCGCAGCTAATTGGGGACTTCAATGGTTGGGATGGTACCATGCATAGTATGGAAAAGAACCAGTTTGGTGTTTGGAGCATTAGAATACCAGATTCTGATGGAAAGCCTGCTATTCCTCATAACTCAAGAGTTAAGTTTCGGTTCAAGCATGGAAATGGAGTTTGGGTTGACCGAATTCCGGCTTGGATCAAATATGCTATAGCGGACCCCACAAGATTTGCAGCACCGTATGACGGAGTATACTGGGAGCCTCCTCCTGAAGAAAg CTACCAATTTAAGTATCCTCGTCCTCCGAAACCGAAGGCTCCTCGAATTTACGAGGCCCATGTTGGAATGAGTAGTTCTGAGCCTTGTGTAAATTCTTACCGGGAATTCGCAGATGAAGTTTTGCCTCGTATCAAAGCAAACAATTATAATACAGTACAGTTGATGGCTGTGATGGAGCATTCCTATTATGCTTCTTTCGGGTATCACGTGACAAACTTCTTTGCAGTGAGTAGTAGATCTGGAAACCCCGAGGACCTTAAGTATCTGATTGACAAGGCTCACAGCTTAGGACTACGAGTACTAATGGATGTCGTTCATAGCCATGCCAGCAATAATGTTACCGATGGCTTGAATGGTTTTGACGTTGGTCAAGGTGCACAGGAATCCTATTTCCATACTGGAGATCGTGGCTATCATAAGCTATGGGATAGTAGGTTGTTCAATTATGCAAACTGGGAAGTTCTTCGGTTCCTCTTATCGAATGTGAGGTGGTGGCTTGAAGAGTACAGATTTGACGGGTTTCGTTTTGATGGGGTGACATCCATGCTATATCATCATCATGGAATTAATATGGGGTTTTCTGGAAATTATAATGAGTATTTCAGCGAGGCAACAGATGTTGATGCTGTGGTTTATTTGATGCTAGCCAATCGTTTGATTCACAAAATTTTTCCTGATGTTACGGTAGTCGCAGAAGATGTTTCCGGTATGCCTGGACTTTGTCGTCCTGTTTCCGAAGGGGGAGTTGGATTTGACTATCGCCTGGCTATGGCAATTCCAGACAAGTGGATCGATTATCTAAAGAAtaagaaggatgaagaatggtcGATGAATGAAGTCATGCTTAGTTTGACCAATAGACGATACACCGAGAAGTGTATAGCTTATGCCGAAAGTCATGACCAG GCAATTGTTGGGGATAAGACGGTAGCCTTTTTACTTATGGACCAAGAAATGTATACGGGAATGTCTTGCCTAACGGAAGCATCTCCCGTAGTTGAGAGAGGAATTGCTCTTCATAAG ATGATTCATTTAATTACAATGGCCCTAGGTGGGGAAGGCTACCTTAACTTCATGGGTAATGAG TTTGGCCATCCTGAATGGATCGACTTCCCTAGAGAAGGCAATGGTTGGAGTTACAAAATGTGCAGACGTCAATGGAATCTTCCTGATACAGATCACCTAAGATACAAG TTCCTGAATTTATTCAACGGTGCCATGAATTTGTTGGATGAGAAATTCTCGTTTCTCACTTCATCAAAACAAATTGTCAGCAGTGCAAATGAAGTAGACAAG GTTATCGTGTTTGAGAGAGGTGACTTGGTGTTTGTCTTCAACTTCCATCCGGTGAATGCATATGAAGG ATACAAAATTGGGTGTGACCTGCCCGGAAGGTATCGTGTTGCAATCGATAGTGATGCTTTGATGTTCGGTGGAAAAGGAAGG GTGGGTCATGATGTTGATCATTTCACAAATCCTGAAGGAATACCAGGGGTCTCGGAGACAAATTTTAACAATCGCCCCAATTCGTTCAAAGTCCTATCTCCGCCTCGTACATGTGTG GCATATTACAGAGTAGAAGACTATCCGGAGTTGAGTGTCTCAACTTCTACTACTGTCGCTGACATTCTAGAAGAGGCAGGTGGAGCTGAGGATGATATGACTGAGCCTGAAGAACATGTTCTAGTGAAAGAAAGTGTCTCATCATCTTCTGCTGCTGAGGTTCTAGAGGACGAGCAAGCAGATGAAGCTGAAGAGGACACCCCTGAGCCTGAAGAATTAACTCTCAAGGAAGAAAGTGTTTCATCGTCCACTGTTGCAGAGGTTCTAAAGGAAGAATCAACTCTCGGGGAAGAAATTGTCTCATTATCCACTGTTGAAGTTCGAGAACAAAAGGAGGCAGTTGAAGCGGAGGATAATAGCCTAAAGCCTGAAGTGCCCGGACCTTCAGAAAAAAGTTCTGAACCAAGCATAGAGAAGGCGGTTGATGACTCAACAATAAATCGTATCTCAGCACGCGACTTTGACATCAGTAAACCCCTTTTGTCACTCATGCACTTTCCATTAGTTCGCGGTTTCCTCTTCTCGGTGTGA
- the LOC130811286 gene encoding 1,4-alpha-glucan-branching enzyme 1, chloroplastic/amyloplastic-like isoform X2, which yields MSISASHTVAIPLGSLLLSAKRPLALSSRSKTLQRRISSHSNFHALVCRGMKHCSSISAVLTESSKTMGVTEVDTENLGIFDVDPSLEPYKDHFRYRMKRYVDQTQLIEKYEGGLEEFAQGYLKFGFNREEGGIVYREWAPAAQEAQLIGDFNGWDGTMHSMEKNQFGVWSIRIPDSDGKPAIPHNSRVKFRFKHGNGVWVDRIPAWIKYAIADPTRFAAPYDGVYWEPPPEESYQFKYPRPPKPKAPRIYEAHVGMSSSEPCVNSYREFADEVLPRIKANNYNTVQLMAVMEHSYYASFGYHVTNFFAVSSRSGNPEDLKYLIDKAHSLGLRVLMDVVHSHASNNVTDGLNGFDVGQGAQESYFHTGDRGYHKLWDSRLFNYANWEVLRFLLSNVRWWLEEYRFDGFRFDGVTSMLYHHHGINMGFSGNYNEYFSEATDVDAVVYLMLANRLIHKIFPDVTVVAEDVSGMPGLCRPVSEGGVGFDYRLAMAIPDKWIDYLKNKKDEEWSMNEVMLSLTNRRYTEKCIAYAESHDQAIVGDKTVAFLLMDQEMYTGMSCLTEASPVVERGIALHKMIHLITMALGGEGYLNFMGNEFGHPEWIDFPREGNGWSYKMCRRQWNLPDTDHLRYKFLNLFNGAMNLLDEKFSFLTSSKQIVSSANEVDKVIVFERGDLVFVFNFHPVNAYEGYKIGCDLPGRYRVAIDSDALMFGGKGRVGHDVDHFTNPEGIPGVSETNFNNRPNSFKVLSPPRTCVAYYRVEDYPELSVSTSTTVADILEEAGGAEDDMTEPEEHVLVKESVSSSSAAEVLEDEQADEAEEDTPEPEELTLKEESVSSSTVAEVLKEESTLGEEIVSLSTVEVREQKEAVEAEDNSLKPEVPGPSEKSSEPSIEKAVDDSTINRISARDFDISKPLLSLMHFPLVRGFLFSV from the exons ATGAGCATTTCAGCAAGTCATACCGTTGCAATTCCACTTGGGTCATTGTTACTTTCAGCCAAAAGG CCATTGGCACTGAGCTCGAGGTCGAAAACTCTGCAGAGGCGCATTTCTTCGCATTCTAACTTCCACGCCCTTGTATGTCGGGGG ATGAAGCACTGTTCTTCGATATCAGCTGTTTTGACTGAAAGCAGTAAAACAATGGGAGTTACTGAAGTTGACACCGAGAATTTGGGAATCTTTGATGTGGATCCAAGCTTGGAACCATACAAAGATCATTTTAGATACAGAATGAAGAGATATGTGGATCAAACTCAGCTCATTGAGAAATACGAAGGTGGTCTTGAGGAATTTGCTCAAG GATATTTAAAATTTGGTTTTAACCGAGAAGAAGGGGGCATTGTGTATCGGGAATGGGCTCCTGCTGCTCA AGAGGCGCAGCTAATTGGGGACTTCAATGGTTGGGATGGTACCATGCATAGTATGGAAAAGAACCAGTTTGGTGTTTGGAGCATTAGAATACCAGATTCTGATGGAAAGCCTGCTATTCCTCATAACTCAAGAGTTAAGTTTCGGTTCAAGCATGGAAATGGAGTTTGGGTTGACCGAATTCCGGCTTGGATCAAATATGCTATAGCGGACCCCACAAGATTTGCAGCACCGTATGACGGAGTATACTGGGAGCCTCCTCCTGAAGAAAg CTACCAATTTAAGTATCCTCGTCCTCCGAAACCGAAGGCTCCTCGAATTTACGAGGCCCATGTTGGAATGAGTAGTTCTGAGCCTTGTGTAAATTCTTACCGGGAATTCGCAGATGAAGTTTTGCCTCGTATCAAAGCAAACAATTATAATACAGTACAGTTGATGGCTGTGATGGAGCATTCCTATTATGCTTCTTTCGGGTATCACGTGACAAACTTCTTTGCAGTGAGTAGTAGATCTGGAAACCCCGAGGACCTTAAGTATCTGATTGACAAGGCTCACAGCTTAGGACTACGAGTACTAATGGATGTCGTTCATAGCCATGCCAGCAATAATGTTACCGATGGCTTGAATGGTTTTGACGTTGGTCAAGGTGCACAGGAATCCTATTTCCATACTGGAGATCGTGGCTATCATAAGCTATGGGATAGTAGGTTGTTCAATTATGCAAACTGGGAAGTTCTTCGGTTCCTCTTATCGAATGTGAGGTGGTGGCTTGAAGAGTACAGATTTGACGGGTTTCGTTTTGATGGGGTGACATCCATGCTATATCATCATCATGGAATTAATATGGGGTTTTCTGGAAATTATAATGAGTATTTCAGCGAGGCAACAGATGTTGATGCTGTGGTTTATTTGATGCTAGCCAATCGTTTGATTCACAAAATTTTTCCTGATGTTACGGTAGTCGCAGAAGATGTTTCCGGTATGCCTGGACTTTGTCGTCCTGTTTCCGAAGGGGGAGTTGGATTTGACTATCGCCTGGCTATGGCAATTCCAGACAAGTGGATCGATTATCTAAAGAAtaagaaggatgaagaatggtcGATGAATGAAGTCATGCTTAGTTTGACCAATAGACGATACACCGAGAAGTGTATAGCTTATGCCGAAAGTCATGACCAG GCAATTGTTGGGGATAAGACGGTAGCCTTTTTACTTATGGACCAAGAAATGTATACGGGAATGTCTTGCCTAACGGAAGCATCTCCCGTAGTTGAGAGAGGAATTGCTCTTCATAAG ATGATTCATTTAATTACAATGGCCCTAGGTGGGGAAGGCTACCTTAACTTCATGGGTAATGAG TTTGGCCATCCTGAATGGATCGACTTCCCTAGAGAAGGCAATGGTTGGAGTTACAAAATGTGCAGACGTCAATGGAATCTTCCTGATACAGATCACCTAAGATACAAG TTCCTGAATTTATTCAACGGTGCCATGAATTTGTTGGATGAGAAATTCTCGTTTCTCACTTCATCAAAACAAATTGTCAGCAGTGCAAATGAAGTAGACAAG GTTATCGTGTTTGAGAGAGGTGACTTGGTGTTTGTCTTCAACTTCCATCCGGTGAATGCATATGAAGG ATACAAAATTGGGTGTGACCTGCCCGGAAGGTATCGTGTTGCAATCGATAGTGATGCTTTGATGTTCGGTGGAAAAGGAAGG GTGGGTCATGATGTTGATCATTTCACAAATCCTGAAGGAATACCAGGGGTCTCGGAGACAAATTTTAACAATCGCCCCAATTCGTTCAAAGTCCTATCTCCGCCTCGTACATGTGTG GCATATTACAGAGTAGAAGACTATCCGGAGTTGAGTGTCTCAACTTCTACTACTGTCGCTGACATTCTAGAAGAGGCAGGTGGAGCTGAGGATGATATGACTGAGCCTGAAGAACATGTTCTAGTGAAAGAAAGTGTCTCATCATCTTCTGCTGCTGAGGTTCTAGAGGACGAGCAAGCAGATGAAGCTGAAGAGGACACCCCTGAGCCTGAAGAATTAACTCTCAAGGAAGAAAGTGTTTCATCGTCCACTGTTGCAGAGGTTCTAAAGGAAGAATCAACTCTCGGGGAAGAAATTGTCTCATTATCCACTGTTGAAGTTCGAGAACAAAAGGAGGCAGTTGAAGCGGAGGATAATAGCCTAAAGCCTGAAGTGCCCGGACCTTCAGAAAAAAGTTCTGAACCAAGCATAGAGAAGGCGGTTGATGACTCAACAATAAATCGTATCTCAGCACGCGACTTTGACATCAGTAAACCCCTTTTGTCACTCATGCACTTTCCATTAGTTCGCGGTTTCCTCTTCTCGGTGTGA